One stretch of Nicotiana tabacum cultivar K326 chromosome 18, ASM71507v2, whole genome shotgun sequence DNA includes these proteins:
- the LOC107796529 gene encoding putative WRKY transcription factor 7 produces the protein MAVDLMTTGYRNNNTSTSKMEENAMQEAAAGLQSVEKLIRLLSQSQSQNHSQKQKQSFQDPSIKTNSTLDFSPDYLAVADTAVNKFKKFISLLDRTRTGHARFRRGPITTTSPPVLPKVDKEPELLCLPAPSQNRPVEEKLKTENPQAGSKIYCPTPIQRLPPLPLNHHHHHQLVKNGSTSERKESTTTINFATPSPANSFISSLTGDTESLQPSSMTSSGFQITNLSQVSSAGRPPLSTSSFKRNCSSMDDSAVKCSSAGGSSGRCHCPKKRKSKVKRVVRIPAISMKMADIPPDDFSWRKYGQKPIKGSPHPRGYYKCSSIRGCPARKHVERALDDPNVLIVTYEGEHDHPFSITETPPAAIVLESS, from the exons ATGGCTGTAGATTTAATGACTACTGGCTATAGAAACAACAATACTTCCACAtccaaaatggaagaaaacgcCATGCAAGAAGCTGCCGCTGGTTTACAAAGCGTTGAGAAATTAATCAGATTGCTCTCTCAATCTCAATCTCAAAACCATTCACAAAAGCAAAAACAGAGCTTTCAAGATCCGTCTATAAAAACTAACTCCACTTTAGATTTTTCACCAGATTACCTAGCAGTAGCTGATACAGCCGTCAacaaattcaaaaagttcataTCTTTACTTGACAGAACAAGAACCGGCCACGCCCGGTTCCGCAGGGGTCCAATCACCACTACAAGTCCTCCGGTTCTACCGAAAGTCGATAAAGAACCGGAGCTGCTCTGTCTACCGGCGCCCAGTCAGAACCGGCCGGTTGAAGAAAAGTTAAAAACCGAAAACCCACAAGCCGGTTCGAAAATCTATTGTCCCACACCAATTCAGCGTTTGCCTCCGTTACCCCttaaccaccaccaccaccaccagctGGTGAAAAATGGGTCAACGTCGGAGAGGAAAGAATCAACGACCACAATCAACTTTGCTACACCATCGCCGGCGAATTCTTTCATTTCATCCTTGACCGGTGACACCGAGAGTTTGCAGCCGTCCTCGATGACGTCGTCCGGTTTTCAAATAACGAATCTTTCTCAGGTTTCATCCGCCGGTCGGCCGCCGCTCTCGACGTCGTCGTTTAAGCGGAATTGCAGTTCCATGGATGATTCGGCCGTGAAGTGCAGCAGCGCCGGTGGATCCTCCGGTCGTTGCCATTGCCCCAAGAAAAG GAAATCAAAGGTCAAAAGAGTGGTGAGAATCCCGGCAATTAGCATGAAAATGGCCGATATTCCACCAGATGATTTTTCTTGGAGAAAATATGGTCAAAAACCTATCAAGGGTTCTCCTCATCCCAG GGGATATTACAAGTGTAGCAGTATAAGAGGATGTCCAGCAAGAAAACATGTGGAGAGGGCATTGGATGATCCAAACGTATTGATTGTAACATATGAAGGAGAACATGATCATCCATTCTCCATTACAGAGACACCACCAGCTGCTATAGTACTTGAATCTTCTTGA